The DNA region AGAAGTCGGGACAGCTCTCGCCGTCCAGCCCGGCGACTGCGACGCCGTCGGGCAGCGCCGCCAGCAGTTCGTCGACCTCCTCCTTCATGGCCTCGCAGGGCTCGCAGCGGCGCTTCCAGACGGTCACGATCGCGCGGTCGTGGTCGGCGACGAACGCCCCCCAGGAGCCGTCGTCGAGTTCGTCGAGCGCGTCCGGTACCGGCGACTGCGGGCCGACCTCGGCGACGATGGCGGCCATCTGGGTCAGCTCGCCGACGCCGTAGCCGTCGAGGTGGGCCGACAGCGCGAGGTAGGTCGCGAACTCCTCGCGGCTGACCCCCAGTTCGTCGACGCGCTCGGCGGCCGCCTCGGCCGAGGGCAGATCGAACGCGTCGGCGACCGACTCGTGGAACGCCGCGTCGTCCAGGTCGAGGTAGGTGTCGAGGTAGACGTGGCGCCGGTGCTCGAAGCCGTCGGTCGTCGCCACCGCGTCGGTCGACTCGTCGTGGTCGAGGACGCCCTCCGCGACCAGCGTGTCGACGTGGGCGTCGACCGTCGACTCGTCCATCGTCGGTTGCTCGGCCGTCGATCCCTCCGCCGTCGGTTCGTCGGTCTGTCCTGGCATGTTAGACCCCCAGGTACCGCTCGCGCGTCTCGTCGTCCTCGCGCAGTTCCGCCGCCGTGCCCTCGAAGACGACCCCGCCCTGGTCGACGATGTAACACCGGTCGGCGATCTTCATCGCCGCGACGGCGTTCTGCTCGACCAGCAGGACGGTCGTCCCCTCCTCGCGGATCCGCTCGATGGCGCCCTCGACGGTCTCGATGATCTGGGGGGCCAGCCCCTCGTAGGGCTCGTCGAGCATCAGCAGGTCGGTGCTCTGCTTCAGGGCCCGCGCGATGGCGAGCATCTGCTGTTCGCCGCCCGAGAGGGTCCCAGCCAGCTGGTTCTGCCGCTCGGCCAGCCGCGGGAAGTCCTCCAGGATCTGCTCGATCGAGAGCCCCTCGTGTTCGAACTGCAGGTCCCGCCCGATCGTGTTCGAGCGGTTCTGGACCACGTCCGCGAGGTGGAGGTTCTCCTCGACGGTGAGGTTGCCGAACACCCGCCGTTCCTCGGGGACGTGCGAGATGCCAAGCACCGAGATGTCTTCCGTCTCCATGTCGGTGATGTCCCGACCCTTGTACGTGATCGTCCCCTCCCGCACCTCCGGGGGACGCGCGCCGGCGATGCTGCGCAGCGTCGTCGTCTTGCCGGCGCCGTTGCGGCCGAGCAGGGCGCATATCTCGCCCTCCTCGACGTGCATGGACACGTCCCGCAGGATGTGGCTCTGGCCGTAGTAGCTGTCGACGCCGTCGAGTTCGAGCAGGCTCACAGCTCGACACCTCCCAGGTACGCCTCCTGGACGCTGGGGTCGCCCTGCACCTCGTCGGGCGGCCCCTCCGCGATGATCGACCCGCGATTGAGGACGGCGATGCGGTCGGAGATGCTGAAGACGATCTCCATGTCGTGTTCGACCAGCAGGATCGTCAGGTCCAGCTGCTCCTGGAGGTCCTTGATGAGCTCGACGGTGGCCTGGGTCTCCTCGGGGGACATCCCCGCCGTGGGTTCGTCCATCAGCAACAGCGAGGGCTCGCTCGCCAGGGCGATCCCGATCTCCAGGCGGCGCTTGTCGCCGTAGGGCAGGTCGGCGGCGCGGGTGTCCCGCTGGTCGCGCAGGCCGACCGCCTCCAGCATGCTCAGGGTCCGCTCCTCGACCTCGGGGTAGCTGTTGCGGTGGGTGAGGAAGTTGAAGCGGAACGAGCCGTGTTCGGCGCCGAGCGAGGCGATGTTGGCGTTCTCCTCGACGGTGAGCTCGGGGAAGATCGACGCGGTCTGGAA from Halosimplex halophilum includes:
- a CDS encoding thioredoxin domain-containing protein, which codes for MPGQTDEPTAEGSTAEQPTMDESTVDAHVDTLVAEGVLDHDESTDAVATTDGFEHRRHVYLDTYLDLDDAAFHESVADAFDLPSAEAAAERVDELGVSREEFATYLALSAHLDGYGVGELTQMAAIVAEVGPQSPVPDALDELDDGSWGAFVADHDRAIVTVWKRRCEPCEAMKEEVDELLAALPDGVAVAGLDGESCPDFCRENAVNAAPAVAFFADGDLLEAVTGRRSPGPLGERAAELYGTD
- a CDS encoding ABC transporter ATP-binding protein; this encodes MSLLELDGVDSYYGQSHILRDVSMHVEEGEICALLGRNGAGKTTTLRSIAGARPPEVREGTITYKGRDITDMETEDISVLGISHVPEERRVFGNLTVEENLHLADVVQNRSNTIGRDLQFEHEGLSIEQILEDFPRLAERQNQLAGTLSGGEQQMLAIARALKQSTDLLMLDEPYEGLAPQIIETVEGAIERIREEGTTVLLVEQNAVAAMKIADRCYIVDQGGVVFEGTAAELREDDETRERYLGV
- a CDS encoding ABC transporter ATP-binding protein, with amino-acid sequence MSAILETDGLVKEFGGLTATDDVNLSIERGELLSLIGPNGAGKSTLINLITRMLEETEGDIRFEGESIVDLEPHEVVQRGIGKSFQTASIFPELTVEENANIASLGAEHGSFRFNFLTHRNSYPEVEERTLSMLEAVGLRDQRDTRAADLPYGDKRRLEIGIALASEPSLLLMDEPTAGMSPEETQATVELIKDLQEQLDLTILLVEHDMEIVFSISDRIAVLNRGSIIAEGPPDEVQGDPSVQEAYLGGVEL